From one Sparus aurata chromosome 16, fSpaAur1.1, whole genome shotgun sequence genomic stretch:
- the calm1a gene encoding calmodulin-1a yields the protein MADQLTEEQIAEFKEAFSLFDKDGDGTITTKELGTVMRSLGQNPTEAELQDMINEVDADGNGTIDFPEFLTMMARKMKDTDSEEEIREAFRVFDKDGNGYISAAELRHVMTNLGEKLTDEEVDEMIREADIDGDGQVNYEEFVQMMTAK from the exons AGTTCAAGGAGGCCTTCTCCCTGTTTGACAAGGATGGAGATGGGACCATCACCACTAAGGAGCTGGGCACTGTCATGAGGTCACTTGGTCAGAACCCAACTGAGGCTGAACTTCAGGACATGATCAATGAGGTGGATGCAGATG GCAACGGGACCATTGACTTTCCTGAGTTCCTTACAATGATGGCAAGGAAGATGAAGGACACTGACAGTGAGGAGGAGATCAGGGAGGCCTTCAGGGTTTTTGATAAG GATGGCAATGGTTACATTAGCGCAGCAGAACTGCGTCATGTGATGACTAACCTGGGGGAGAAGCTGACAGATGAGGAAGTAGACGAGAtgatcagagaagcagacaTCGACGGAGACGGACAGGTCAACTACGAAG AATTTGTTCAGATGATGACTGCCAAATGA